In the Microplitis mediator isolate UGA2020A chromosome 5, iyMicMedi2.1, whole genome shotgun sequence genome, aaatttattatttagataaaaaaaaaaaaaaatgtagaatGTAGGATTAATGATACGACGGGCTGATAAAACTAAGAGGGCTTATGATGAACCACCTGACCCTCTAAAAATAGTACGAGTGTGGAACGTGATCAAAGGGTTGAAATTTAccacgtaaattaaataatatctcTATCGAAAAAATCCATGGGATTTCTTCGGAACCCTTAGGAATCTGTATAGAaaagtatggatttatgtaagaatccataggaatttatgtaaaagtatatggatttatataagaatccatGTAGGAAACCATGAGTGCCTGGATTCCCATGTAGGAACTTGGATACATCGATTTCTTTGTGGGAAATTTATATAGGAGTCTGTTATTAAATGTCctgttgaaaaaattcatatgggAATACAGCCTAGATTCCTATGTACCCACATGACGTTTTCGGATGAATTCCCGTATCATTTCCTATAGGAATGTTAATCAATTCTTCTTGTTTATATACGCGTATCAATAGACGATAGATGTAAAAATCCAGATACCTCAGATTCTATAGAAATCCAGATTTCATATGAAtttcccacaaaaaaaaaatccatatatcCAAGTTCttatatgggaatccagatgtacctgaagatcggaacgtttttcaggcaacgaaaatgaaaaaaattcatgtaattcGACTACTTAAGGGGTAGTCTAGTAGTCGGGGTGGCCTAAAATTTTTGGCTGACTTACCAACATCTATATGcgaacatttcaaaaatctagttatccagtagattttttactttccaatttttgtttttttttcgttgcgcaaaaaacgttccgatcttcaggtacatgaatCCAGGTACCCATAGTTTCTATAGAAATTACTTATATAGAAACCCAGAttcctaaataaattttccacaCAGATTCAGGTACCCAGTTTCCTATATGAAGTTTCTACATAGGAATCCATATACGTACAGTTTCCTATATGAATTTCCCATATGGGAATCTAACGCTTGGTTTATTATatggattcttatataaatccatacacTCCTATAATAATTCCTATGGGTTCCCATGTAATCCcgcatggattttttttgatagggaCAAGTAAATTTCTACAGAATCCGGAGTATCTGAATTCCTATGTCTATCGTCTATTGATACGCGTATATAAATCTATGATGGATTCCTATAAGAAACCATATGGGAACCCATCCAAAAACGCCATGTGGATACATAAGAATCTAGGCTGGATTCCCATGTGGGCTTTGTTaagagataaaattaaattgtcggaatatgtaaaataatatttgtacaTACGATATATTGATGATGAATATGATGGTGATAGTGATGAGAATAAGATTAGttgtaaactttaaaaataaaactcaggTGAAGCAGCAAAAAGAGTCACATGAGGGTGACGATAACCCGAAACTCAAGAAAATAAACTCCAGAAAGAAGAAACACAAATACGCCCGAAGAAAATGGCTTGTTCCTTCTGCCAAAGGTATCccatttaatttgaaaaagaacagcaaaaataaaagtatactAAACGAATCGaggctttttttaattatctcgtGATAAACTTGTACTTTTGCCCTTTACGCATTAACCCGCACTTAAAATGCTCTCTTCgcataacattttattatttatttatttatctactcatacatatatcaataaatattttcttagcATTAGATAGATTAACATCTCTagttactttattatttttttatgcacgTGAATAGCAGTAACAAAAATAACATGCAATTTTGGTAATCTAACAAATTGTATAGAGCCCGGAGTAATTGGATGCGTCTATCATACATAATTTCATGTGACATAATgtctattataaatttatacgaGACGactttataaataatggatttattaaacaaattttataagagataaaaaaaaaaaacactttaattaatttttttttataactcgtaGTAAAATTAGTGAGGCAAGAAGAGACGAAATTTATTTGTGCGCAAAAAAAGGATAAGATTTGTCAGTAATCAATCCCGAGCTTTTTTACGCAGCAGATAAAGTTTTGTCGATGATTGATTTTCTTCTCACGTTACgttgatttattaatacatattttttattttgaatttatgttCGATATTCCATtagaacatatatttttttaccttaTCGTGACATTTTGTTTAAAGTAGTTAATTCATGGTAATATTTTATGCTAAATGGagcagaataataataatgatgatgatgatgaggatgatgatgatgatgatgaataagaaaaaaaaaaccaattatTCCTGGCTCGATAACTTTACAAACGTCTATGACACATAAATTCCGGTGAACGTGTGTGCAAAGACTTGAGTACACGTGTCTATTGAGAGCACAAAAGAGTGATGTCGATGTATCTCATAAGTTGAGTTGTGTTTTAttctattatattatattttattctctattattaaatatcattgTTGGAAAAGTGTAAGAAAATTCCTTATGATGTTTCAGTGTTGAAAATGCTGTCGCAGAAGCATGCGGAGTCAGATGCTGAGAGCGAAGCCGGTGGCGGGGGTGGAGATGCTGAAGGCGCCGTGACGCCGGGTAGTGTTTCCAATGGCGAGGGTACCAAGGAATTTCTTTCAACCGGAAGAACAGGACGTAGAAATGCGATGCCTGATATCTTGGGTCAACATGCGAAGACAGGGATTGCTGATTTACCATCGCGTCTTGAGTCTCTTACCACTAAATCAGGTACTACTGAGTACTTTGCGTCAATGTTCATTccgtttaattaaattaatttgtgacAAGAGTAgtaaaattatgtttattttgaataaatttatttacctgaagatcgaaacgtttttcgcgcattaaaaaaattcatgtaattcGACTGCTTGAAGGTGATTTAGGGGTAATTGGGGTGGCTGCAATTTTTGGCTGACATACTGGTACCTGTGCAAAACATTTCGGagatctagatccagtagattttttacttttcattttggttttaaatttcccgctaagaaaattgaaaattttcaaaagaaagCCAAGATATTAGTTTCGgtccaattttcaaaaaccgagTTTCCAACAGATTTTGATGTTTTGAGCTCTTAGGAAACTATTCTATTTTCTAGATGCCCGAGTATATTTGTGTGAACGTACGTACgtcggctgcccaatttcaaaacacagtaactgacaaaaataaaatttttggaatatgTATTGAATCATGTCCGCTAGACTCCACTGGAACTagaaatactaaaaatttaattttgaaaaatttgtcccTTACTGTGTTCAAAAATTGGGTAG is a window encoding:
- the LOC130668149 gene encoding uncharacterized protein LOC130668149; this encodes MVKQQKESHEGDDNPKLKKINSRKKKHKYARRKWLVPSAKVLKMLSQKHAESDAESEAGGGGGDAEGAVTPGSVSNGEGTKEFLSTGRTGRRNAMPDILGQHAKTGIADLPSRLESLTTKSDEAGTSGMAQSGPSTSQQQMG